The following are from one region of the Aspergillus luchuensis IFO 4308 DNA, chromosome 4, nearly complete sequence genome:
- the nte1 gene encoding lysophospholipase (BUSCO:EOG092603EH;~COG:I;~EggNog:ENOG410PFPD;~InterPro:IPR016035,IPR002641,IPR000595,IPR018490, IPR014710;~PFAM:PF00027;~TransMembrane:3 (i41-59o79-99i120-142o);~go_process: GO:0006629 - lipid metabolic process [Evidence IEA]), translated as MEAQGIMATGDGIIAALPSLESSSLDPLHVLPASSSTAARSLATSIPALTASFSVVSGFSSHLPPPPITPPAPSTMVGWIGWIFSFIFQVIPSVLYWIVTFTTITLPTWLFTLFSMSLTFTMNFTTLLLIALAVVSTISWFIRYRFLNMYSRLPPEPQRKEPQLDLFPDVPDSDTKPGLANYLDEFLSAIKVFGYLERPVFHELTRTMQTRKLIAGETLLLEEEKGFCLVVDGLVQIFVKSMRDRKSGTDEELNRMAGESSDEDDHRPDGRQGYQLLTEVKNGASMSSLFSILSLFTEDVQLRYADSSASSASSIGPGLAIGPDSFPASPREMDDSPHVYQGDRLDPASHRNSTAEDLPAVPPLNLGESQAPPAHSARSGSRKYSGKTRRKSVHPDIVARAMVDTTIAIIPASAFRRLTRVYPKATAHIVQVILTRLQRVTFATAHSYLGLNNEVLGIEKQMTKFTTYDLPNELRGSALDRLKDKFIKERDRLGQEEVTKGIALHNPYGGRRPRSSSFRRKEAALQAKMAVSKRPVSMVAQDSALSDRENSGVSPGDLLSTIQLSRFGPRYEHLAPRLLSPLTEKEHSPLRSPSPMIPGRASPFHRKESLDEDALFRESILECIMKGIGLTGSTNDFLRKSSHPSGDVSPKLLSYDSRRQKAVFSNNAFGFIDPYEGSADGESESMMSMSVTSAGGTSPIVNLREELRNDIEIVYFPQGSVLVEQGERHPGLYYVVDGFLDVGIPVDDKDEDLVGSSRPAHEELFPTLRRTNTSSSRVSGSAAAANDPRRKKQSRKSLYLIKPGGIQGYVGAVASYRSYTDVVAKTDVYVGFLPRASLERIAERYPLALLTLAKRLTSLLPRLLLHIDFALEWVQVSAGQVIYHQGDESDAIYLALNGRLRSVHEGPNGKMTVVGEYGQGESVGELEVMTESTRPATLHAIRDTELAKFPRTLFNSLAQEHPGITIQVSKLIAQRMRDLVETPVAEKGSEPGASGTVKTAKSTLNLRTVGILPVTAGVPVVEFGNRLLQALHQIGVTNGATSLNQAAILNHLGRHAFSKMGKLKLSQYLADLEEKYGMVLYIADTTVNSPWTQTCITQADCILLVGLAESTPSIGEYERFLLGMKTTARKELVLLHGERYCPPGLTRQWLKNRVWINGGHHHVQMAFRLTAEPSHPQTKRFGTVLKQRVQVIQAEIQKYTSRRIRQSPLYSAQTPFKGDFHRLARRLCGRSVGLVLGGGGARGIAQVGVIKALEEAGIPIDIIGGTSIGSFIGALYARDADVVPMYGRAKKFAGRMGSIWRFALDLTYPTVSYTTGHEFNRGIFKTFGDSQIEDFWLEFYCNTTNISRSRAEYHSSGYTWRYVRASMSLAGLIPPICDEGSMLLDGGYIDNLTVDHMKGLGADVIFAVDVGSIDDNTPQGYGDSLSGFWAVVNRWNPFSSCPNPPTLSEIQARLAYVSSIENLERAKNTPGCLYMRPPIDPYGTLDFAKFDEIYQLGYAYGKNYLEKLKREGSLPIPEETEEKKKLQRTLAPRRASI; from the exons ATGGAAGCTCAGGGAATCATGGCCACCGGTGACGGAATTATCGCTGCACTACCCTCGCTTGAATCTTCAAGCCTGGACCCTCTCCATGTGTTGCCTGCATCCTCGTCGACCGCCGCACGATCCCTCGCAACCTCAATCCCCGCCTTAACCGCCAGCTTCTCCGTCGTGTCCGGCTTCTCTtcgcatctccctcccccgccaatAACCCCTCCAGCACCTTCAACCATGGTGGGGTGGATCGGCTGGATCTTTTCCTTCATTTTCCAGGTCATTCCAAGTGTCTTATACTGGATTGTTACCTTTACCACCATCACGTTGCCCACATGGCTGTTTACGCTCTTTTCTATGAGCCTGACCTTCACCATGAACTTCACGACCTT ACTCTTGATCGCGCTGGCCGTGGTCTCGACCATCAGTTGGTTTATCCGCTATCGTTTCCTGAACATGTACAGTCGTCTGCCTCCAGAACCCCAGCGCAAGGAACCCCAGCTCGATCTCTTCCCCGATGTACCGGACAGCGACACGAAACCGGGCTTGGCAAACTATCTGGATGAGTTTTTGAGCGCCATTAAAGTCTTCGGCTACCTCGAGCGGCCTGTGTTCCACGAATTGACCCGCACCATGCAGACAAGGAAATTGATCGCCGGCGAAACGCTcctgctggaggaagagaaagggtTCTGTTTGGTTGTTGACGGCTTGGTCCAAATCTTCGTCAAGTCCATGCGGGACAGGAAGTCGGGTACAGACGAAGAGCTGAACCGCATGGCAGGTGAATCttccgacgaagacgatcaTCGACCGGACGGAAGGCAGGGATACCAACTGCTGACCGAAGTAAAGAACGGCGCTTCGATGTCCTCGCTGTTTTCCATCCTGTCGCTGTTTACCGAGGATGTCCAATTACGATATGCGGATAGCTCAGCTTCTAGCGCTTCTAGTATAGGTCCTGGTCTTGCCATTGGCCCCGACTCGTTTCCGGCGAGCCCTCGGGAAATGGACGACTCTCCCCATGTTTATCAAGGAGATCGTCTTGACCCGGCCTCGCACAGGAACAGCACGGCCGAAGACCTACCGGCTGTGCCACCATTAAATCTGGGCGAAAGCCAAGCTCCACCTGCCCACTCTGCTCGCTCTGGAAGCAGAAAGTACTCGGGCAAAACGCGTAGGAAGTCAGTGCATCCAGATATTGTTGCACGAGCGATGGTAGATACGACAATCGCGATCATCCCCGCAAGCGCATTCCGACGCCTGACCCGAGTATACCCGAAAGCGACTGCCCATATCGTCCAGGTTATCCTTACGCGCCTACAGAGAGTCACCTTTGCTACAGCGCACTCCTATCTGGGTCTAAATAACGAGGTGCTGGGAATAGAGAAGCAGATGACAAAATTCACAACTTACGATTTGCCAAATGAGCTGCGTGGGTCTGCTCTGGACCGTCTTAAGGACAAGTTCATCAAAGAGCGAGATCGCCTAGGTCAAGAGGAAGTTACCAAAGGGATTGCGTTGCATAACCCGTATGGAGGGCGAAGACCCCGGTCGAGTAGCTTTCGAAGGAAGGAAGCCGCTCTTCAGGCAAAGATGGCCGTGTCTAAACGGCCAGTCTCCATGGTTGCTCAGGACAGTGCACTGAGTGATCGTGAAAACTCAGGTGTGAGTCCTGGAGATCTTCTATCGACCATTCAGCTTTCGCGCTTCGGTCCGAGATACGAGCACCTTGCCCCCCGGTTACTGAGTCCTCTTACGGAGAAAGAACACTCCCCCTTACGGTCCCCGTCTCCAATGATTCCGGGACGCGCATCTCCTTTTCACCGGAAAGAGTCTTTGGACGAAGATGCGCTCTTCCGTGAATCGATCCTGGAGTGCATTATGAAAGGTATCGGCTTGACCGGAAGCACCAATGACTTCTTGCGTAAGAGTAGTCACCCTTCAGGCGACGTTTCTCCGAAGCTCCTCTCGTATGATTCTCGCCGCCAGAAAGCCGTCTTTAGCAACAACGCGTTTGGGTTCATTGATCCCTACGAAGGTTCAGCGGATGGAGAGAGCGAATCCATGATGTCCATGTCGGTTACCAGTGCCGGTGGCACCTCGCCTATTGTCAACTTGAGGGAAGAGCTCCGAAACGACATTGAGATTGTCTACTTCCCTCAGGGGTCGGTTCTTGTTGAGCAAGGCGAGCGCCATCCGGGCTTGTACTACGTTGTTGATGGTTTCTTGGATGTTGGTATTCCCGTGGACGACAAGGACGAAGACCTTGTGGGATCCTCCAGACCGGCACATGAGGAACTGTTCCCTACGCTCAGACGCACCAACACGAGTTCCTCTCGTGTGTCGGGATCGGCAGCCGCCGCAAATGATCCCAGGCGGAAGAAGCAGTCGCGGAAGTCACTCTACCTGATTAAACCTGGTGGGATCCAAGGCTATGTGGGCGCTGTCGCATCTTACCGCTCGTATACCGATGTCGTTGCGAAGACAGACGTGTACGTAGGATTCCTTCCACGGGCGTCTTTGGAAAGGATAGCGGAGCGGTACCCTTTGGCCCTGTTGACGTTGGCAAAGCGGCTGACCAGTCTGCTCCCGCGGTTACTTCTCCATATTGACTTCGCCCTGGAATGGGTGCAAGTAAGTGCTGGCCAGGTGATCTATCACCAAGGCGACGAGAGCGATGCAATCTACCTTGCTTTGAATGGGCGTCTGCGGTCTGTACATGAAGGCCCTAATGGCAAGATGACAGTCGTCGGCGAATACGGCCAGGGAGAAAGTGTGGGTGAACTGGAGGTGATGACTGAATCGACTCGCCCGGCGACTCTCCATGCCATCCGCGATACTGAACTCGCCAAATTTCCCCGGACTCTCTTCAACAGTCTCGCCCAGGAACATCCGGGAATCACCATTCAGGTCTCCAAACTCATTGCACAACGGATGCGGGATCTCGTTGAGACTCCGGTTGCCGAGAAAGGAAGTGAACCTGGTGCTTCTGGCACAGTGAAGACAGCAAAATCGACACTCAATCTTCGTACTGTTGGCATCCTTCCTGTAACAGCAGGAGTTCCCGTCGTTGAGTTTGGCAACAGGCTGCTACAGGCGCTTCACCAGATTGGGGTGACCAACGGTGCCACGTCTCTCAATCAAGCGGCTATATTAAACCATCTAGGCAGACATGCCTTCAGTAAGATGGGTAAACTGAAGTTATCACAGTACCTGGCGGATCTGGAGGAGAAGTACGGCATGGTCCTCTACATCGCGGATACGACTGTGAACTCTCCGTGGACGCAAACGTGTATTACACAGGCTGACTGCATCTTGCTGGTTGGCCTTGCGGAGTCGACGCCTAGTATCGGTGAATACGAGAGGTTTCTGCttgggatgaagacgaccGCTCGGAAAGAATTAGTTCTTCTGCACGGGGAACGCTACTGCCCTCCGGGACTGACCCGCCAGTGGCTGAAGAATCGTGTTTGGATCAATGGAGGCCATCATCATGTACAGATGGCCTTCCGACTGACAGCTGAACCCTCTCATCCCCAGACTAAACGCTTTGGAACCGTCTTGAAGCAGAGAGTCCAAGTGATTCAAGCGGAGATCCAGAAGTACACTTCTCGCCGTATTCGTCAATCGCCGCTATACTCTGCACAGACACCATTCAAGGGTGACTTCCATCGCTTGGCGCGTCGACTCTGCGGCCGATCAGTGGGGCTTGTGctaggtggtggaggtgccaGAGGTATTGCTCAAGTTGGTGTAATCAAGGCTCTAGAAGAAGCAGGCATTCCCATTGATATCATTGGCGGCACTTCAATTGGTTCTTTCATCGGAGCCCTGTATGCACGGGATGCTGACGTTGTGCCCATGTATGGCCGTGCAAAGAAGTTCGCTGGCCGCATGGGAAGCATTTGGCGATTCGCTCTGGACCTGACGTACCCTACCGTCTCCTATACTACTGGGCATGAGTTCAACCGTGGCATCTTCAAGACCTTTGGGGATAGTCAGATCGAAGACTTCTGGCTGGAGTTTTActgcaacaccaccaacattaGCCGGTCGCGTGCTGAATATCACTCTTCCGGCTACACGTGGCGGTACGTACGTGCATCCATGTCATTAGCCGGCTTGATCCCGCCCATCTGTGATGAAGGTAGCATGCTCCTTGATGGTGGCTACATCGATAATCTTACGGTCGACCATATGAAAGGGCTGGGTGCGGATGTGATCTTTGCGGTGGACGTGGGTTCAATTGATGACAACACCCCACAAGGATATGGCGACTCCCTGTCTGGGTTTTGGGCCGTGGTGAACCGCTGGAATCCGTTTAGCTCGTGTCCTAACCCGCCTACGCTGTCTGAAATTCAGGCGCGCCTGGCGTATGTGTCCTCGATTGAGAACCTCGAACGTGCCAAGAACACCCCTGGGTGTCTGTACATGCGCCCGCCCATTGATCCATACGGGACCCTGGACTTTGCGAAGTTTGACGAGATCTACCAGCTGGGATATGCTTATGGCAAGAACTActtggagaagctgaagcgcgAGGGATCACTTCCGATTCCCgaagagacggaggagaagaagaagctccagcGGACTCTGGCGCCCCGTCGCGCCAGTATCTAA
- a CDS encoding DUF3431 domain-containing protein (COG:S;~EggNog:ENOG410PW66;~InterPro:IPR021838;~PFAM:PF11913;~TransMembrane:1 (o14-35i)) has translation MVQSLGLPMCSRRLYTWCFIMFCLGLLALLYIRLLKDDLTLVLSRVEKHPARRKPNALVLAKTSSEDVAWAYALKPHWKPYIYTSDKEPGYRPIPANKAREGMAYLTHIIEHYDYLADVTAFMHASATQWHNDVGDMASSSLLQKLSLDAVNKAGYANLRCEHRPGCPVAVRPFDPAMESNHNVVYRNFTSIYMDMFSVPREQVPTEIGGVCCGQFVLTRDRIRERPRDDYVRIRDWALATDMDNFAAGSVFEMLWHIIFLEQPVSCPDVQQCYCELYAMCPEIDAGS, from the exons ATGGTCCAATCGCTGGGTCTGCCCATGTGCTCCAGGCGCCTGTATACATGGTGCTTCATCATGTTTTGCTTGGGGCTCCTGGCTCTACTGTACATCAGACTGTTGAAGGATGATCTCACCTTAGTTCTGA GTCGGGTCGAGAAACATCCGGCCAGGCGCAAACCGAACGCTCTGGTTCTGGCTAAAACTAGCTCTGAGGATGTCGCCTGGGCCTACGCTCTCAAGCCCCA TTGGAAACCTTACATCTACACCTCCGACAAAGAGCCTGGATACCGTCCTATCCCGGCAAACAAGGCTCGAGAGGGCATGGCATACCTGACGCACATTATTGAACACTACGACTACCTTGCGGATGTTACGGCTTTCATGCATGCCTCCGCCACTCAGTGGCACAACGATGTGGGCGACatggcttcatcttccctGCTGCAAAAACTCAGCCTGGACGCCGTGAACAAGGCTGGGTATGCGAATCTCCGCTGTGAGCACCGCCCAGGATGTCCCGTGGCCGTGCGTCCCTTTGATCCAGCCATGGAGTCGAATCATAACGTGGTGTATCGCAACTTCACCTCTATCTACATGGACATGTTCTCCGTGCCGCGGGAACAGGTCCCTACCGAGATCGGTGGGGTCTGTTGTGGTCAATTTGTACTAACAAGGGACCGGATCCGGGAACGGCCACGAGATGACTATGTGCGAATACGCGACTGGGCTTTGGCGACTGATATGGATAACTTTGCGGCGGGGTCGGTCTTTGAGATGCTCTGGcatatcatcttccttgagCAGCCTGTTTC ATGCCCCGATGTCCAACAGTGTTATTGTGAGCTTTACGCGATG